DNA from Limnohabitans sp.:
TGATCTGGGCCTGCAGAATGCAATGGGGCCAAACCAGCGATTTCCATTTCAGGCGCTCCCAAAAGTCGCCCACCCAAGTGCTCAACAATGGTCGAAAGGGTCAAACCCACGACAAAAAGCCAGAGAAAAAGCGTTATTTGCCGACCGAGGCGTTGAGCGCCCTGATGACCTTGTCAGTGATGTCATGCTTGGGATGGATATAGACCGCTTCCTGGAAAATCACATCGTATTTTTCAGACTCTGCCACCTGCTTGACCGCACGGTTGGCACGTTCCACCACGATTTGCTGCTCTTCGTTTTTTCTCGCATTCAGGTCTTCTTGGAACTCTCGGCGCTTTCGCTGAAACTCACGATCCTGTTCAATGAGTTGCTTTTGGCGTGCCGTTCGCTGCGACTCTGCCAAGGTAGGCCCTTCACGCTCAAACCGTTCCGAAGCCAGCTTGAGGGCATTGCCATTTTCAACGATCTCTTTTTCACGGCGAGAAAACTCCTGCTCTAGTTTGGCCTGCGCTTGCTTGGCGGTAGTAGCCTCACGGAAAATACGCTCGGTATTGACAAAACCCAATTTGATTTCCTGGGCCTGTACCTGCAGAGTGAACAAAGATGCAGCCATGAGGCTGCCCAAAGCGAGTTTTCGTTGGATCATATTCATTAGAAGGAAGTTCCGATTTGGAATTGAAGTGGCTGAATTCTATCGCCAGTCTGTTTCACGATGGGCGTTGCATACGAGAATCGCAAAGGCCCCATGGGAGAGATCCAACTCAGGCCTATGCCAGCAGAGACCCGCAATTGATCCAGGGACACGGATTCATTGGCCCCAAAGGCCCGGCCAGCATCGGTAAAGCCGAACAAACGCAAGGTTTTGTCGTTGCCTGCGCCAGGAAAGGGTGTGATGAACTCTGCATTGAAAACCAGTTTCTTTGGCCCTCCTGGGAAAAAGGCAGCGGAGTTTCCAGATTGAGACGGAGGAGGACCCAATGTGTTTCTTTCAAAGCCGCGAACGCTGCCCAATCCCCCGACATAGAAGTTCTTTAAGAGCGGGTACTCCCGGCCTTTCAGACCTTCACCCCAACCCACATCCCCATTAAAAGCAAGCGTGTATTTTTTAGTCAATGGGATGTATTGTTGAAACTGGTAAGTGGCTCTGGCGTAATGCGAGTCACCCGCGATGCTGAGATCAGAATTAAAGCGTTGAAGAACGCCGCGGGTGGGAACCAAAGCACTGTCACGGCGATCCCTGGCCCACCCAACCGTTAAAGGCAAAGCCGTTTGCTTGTCTATGTAGGGACGCAACAAGTTCGGCATTTGGATACCAACACCCTCTTTGACTTGCGTTTGTTCAAAGTTAACACCCAGAAAAACGGTATCCGTCTCAGTCACCGGCACACCAAAGCGCGTACCGACCCCCGTGTTGATGATGCGATAAGAGTTGAGGTTGCCAAAAAATGGGCGCGTCGTACGATGGAAAATGTCCAGTGTCCTGGATATGCCATTTTGTGTGTAATAAGGATTGGTCGTGCTGATCACCAGATTTTGGTTAAAACGACTGGTATTCACTTCCACAGCAAGAAAGTTACCTGAACCAAAAGCATTGTCCTGACGGATACCAAAGTTTAAGGCGATT
Protein-coding regions in this window:
- a CDS encoding OmpH family outer membrane protein; this translates as MAASLFTLQVQAQEIKLGFVNTERIFREATTAKQAQAKLEQEFSRREKEIVENGNALKLASERFEREGPTLAESQRTARQKQLIEQDREFQRKRREFQEDLNARKNEEQQIVVERANRAVKQVAESEKYDVIFQEAVYIHPKHDITDKVIRALNASVGK